From a single Nothobranchius furzeri strain GRZ-AD chromosome 7, NfurGRZ-RIMD1, whole genome shotgun sequence genomic region:
- the mtpap gene encoding poly(A) RNA polymerase, mitochondrial, with amino-acid sequence MASSIAVSRLHLRGRTCLLNCLQKVDTFLHRGVGTDAAVAQAQTTERDGSEAKDGRRSLLAVQDERREQAEKSVLISCQSRPSEKKFLKYLSRHGDVNKYFFYESYGVYAVVEFASRDGVASLIEAATIPSVSHESMVPFKSRLLSLRSVDSLNHQSGLPCQPQTSVSISELVHRLSSEDSVEQQITSLTEAFQLTEENSRLRFLVCSLLNDIAAAYFPECTIRPFGSSVNGFGKLGCDLDMFLDLDSISGWNVKQPKAGLLLEYQMKRANSERAVTQSILSVIGECVDQFGPGCVGVQRILNARCPLVRFSHQPSGFQCDLTANNRVAMISTELLYLYGELDPRVRHLVFTIRCWARAHGITSSIPGAWISNFSLTVMVLFFLQKRNPPIIPTLNHLRDLAGPADNSVIEGHDCTFVRDFSKIHLQRNSETLETLLCEFFVFYATFPFSRMSINIRKGKEQNKPEVAPLHIQNPFETSLNVSKNVNATQLSRFVALCQESSWLIQQSERNSPKSAAGESSPTPWGLAALLLPSQVEGMKSRKKRRREPVSETIKSLLESLKNKNQGKKR; translated from the exons ATGGCGTCTTCCATAGCCGTTTCTCGGTTACATTTGAGGGGAAGGACCTGCTTGTTAAATTGTTTACAAAAGGTGGACACGTTTCTGCACAGGGGTGTTGGAACAGACGCTGCTGTTGCCCAAGCGCAGACAACTGAGAGAGACGGAAGTG AGGCAAAGGATGGACGCCGGTCCCTGCTTGCTGTCCAGGATGAGAGACGAGAACAGGCAGAGAAATCCGTCCTCATCAGCTGCCAGTCCAGACCCAGCGAGAAGAAATTCCTCAAGTACTTATCGAGACACGGAGACGTCAACAAGTACTTCTTTTATGAAAGTTAT GGCGTGTATGCTGTCGTGGAGTTTGCCAGCCGGGACGGTGTTGCCTCTTTGATTGAGGCTGCTACAATCCCAAGTGTCAGCCATGAATCCATGGTGCCTTTCAAGTCCAGGCTGCTGTCTCTCAGATCTGTGGACTCGCTGAACCACCAGTCCGGCCTTCCGTGCCAACCTCAAACCAGCGTTTCCATCAGTGAACTCGTCCACAGGCTGTCCAGCGAGGATAGC GTGGAGCAGCAGATAACCTCCCTGACAGAGGCCTTCCAGCTCACAGAGGAGAACAGCAGGCTGCGTTTCCTTGTCTGCTCTCTTCTCAACGACATTGCAGCAGCTTATTTCCCAGAATGCACCATCAGACCATTCGGCTCATCGGTGAATGGCTTTGGGAAGCTTGGCTGTGACCTGGACATGTTCCTGGATCTGGACAGCATCAGTGGGTGGAATGTAAAACAG CCTAAAGCGGGACTGTTGCTGGAGTACCAGATGAAGCGGGCCAACTCGGAGCGCGCCGTCACCCAGAGCATCCTTTCTGTTATTGGAGAATGTGTGGACCAGTTTGGACCTGGCTGTGTCGGTGTGCAGAGGATCCTCAACGCTCGGTGCCCGCTGGTTCGGTTCTCCCACCAACCCTCGGGTTTCCAGTGTGACCTCACAGCCAACAACAG ggtggccatGATTAGCACAGAGTTGCTCTATCTTTATGGCGAGCTGGACCCGCGGGTACGCCACCTGGTCTTTACCATCCGCTGCTGGGCTCGGGCTCATGGCATCACCAGCAGCATACCAGGAGCCTGGATCAGCAACTTCTCCCTCACTGTCATGGTGCTGTTCTTCCTGCAGAAGAGAAATCCTCCTATAATTCCCACACTGAACCACCTCAGAGACCTTGCAG GTCCTGCAGACAACAGCGTGATTGAGGGGCACGACTGCACGTTTGTCAGAGACTTCAGCAAGATTCACCTTCAGAGAAACTCCGAGACTCTGG AGACTCTCCTGTGTGAGTTCTTTGTGTTCTATGCCACCTTCCCGTTCAGCAGGATGTCCATAAACATCAGAAAG GGAAAAGAGCAGAACAAGCCAGAGGTGGCACCACTCCACATCCAGAACCCTTTTGAGACCTCGTTGAATGTCAGCAAGAATGTGAACGCCACCCAGCTCAGTCGCTTTGTGGCTTTGTGCCAGGAGAGCTCTTGGTTGATCCAACAAAGTGAACGCAACTCACCCAAAAGTGCTGCCGGAGAAAGCAGTCCCACACCCTGGGGTCTCGCCGCCTTACTTCTCCCTTCACAAGTTGAAGGGATGAAATCTCGTAAGAAAAGACGACGAGAGCCCGTCAGTGAAACAATTAAGAGTTTGTTAGAATCCTTAAAGAACAAAAATCAAGGGAAGAAGAGGTAG
- the LOC139070656 gene encoding uncharacterized protein, giving the protein MCASKVLKPDSCFSVCVSAETRNAIIRPCVGPRQAHNAGVVCGKEVDMDQFEERLAEEVWKYEHLYNPSLKNYKDAQVICNSWKEIARILEVDVEQCMKKWRSMWDKFVRMKKTLRGSSGDPGGKKKKNPTPADSAPIQQPEETSSSASTDVCEHV; this is encoded by the exons ATGTGTGCAAGCAAggtccttaagcctgattcatgcttctccgtctgcgtcagtgcagagacacgcaacgccattatccgtccttgcgtagggccccggcaggcacataa tgcCGGAGTCGTGTGTGGTAAAGAAGTAGATATGGACCAGTTCGAGGAACGTCTAGCGGAGGAAGTAtggaaatatgaacatttatataATCCGTCTTTGAAGAACTATAAAGATGCCCAGGTCATCTGCAACTCCTGGAAGGAAATTGCCCGCATTTTGGAAGTGGATGTGGAGCAATGCATGAAGAAGTGGAGGAGCAtgtgggacaaatttgtccgaatGAAAAAAACCTTGAGGGGCAGCAGTGGCGATCCAGGTGGCAAAAAG aagaagaacccaacaccagcagacagtgctccaatccaacagcctgaagagacatcatcatcagcttcaacagatgtctgtgaacatgtatga